A window from Candidatus Bathyarchaeota archaeon encodes these proteins:
- a CDS encoding right-handed parallel beta-helix repeat-containing protein: MHFNLKLPLALSVGLLLIGLFVGHVGLNSDLSNDQAVVALPQTLKVSINPQGPVLMTLNQIQRFTANVSVEDAEANYEWSIENASADSSINGTEHLLVTQGKEASFQFLMPSIDNCWLNVTVESNNQEATDNINIQYISSQPNPTSKPQNPTQQYPTQTQTQQTTSNQTQNNNISYAPPLPLNPNYIIQKTSDNLYQAINCSNGNIDFSSTDADSIFHNVFAYPDIQVEVSSGIYNLNSSITVKNNQHLSGYGATINMTLTSIKPTRGPAVFCSDKPINNTIIEGFTIQLHADGYFNQGIYLNNPHNCTLQNNKIYDAYNRGISLDGWAYNYGGSENKILNNYVEKTYSDQLGETIVLGNQNDSRVSGNVVIGSQQGGITLSGCFRVEVTGNTISYSDGQNVGYGGIDLEASSNNTITDNTINGKGTGTGIRVSRGAYNNTFNHNNISNVAYGIKLIDTMGPASYNSFSNNNISNTIIGISICSNTCNFNTFTNNTITATGKSIEDYGSYNSY; encoded by the coding sequence ATGCATTTTAATTTGAAGCTACCCTTAGCATTATCAGTCGGCTTGCTTTTAATTGGATTATTCGTAGGTCACGTCGGCTTAAACAGCGATTTAAGCAATGACCAAGCAGTCGTAGCTTTGCCTCAAACACTCAAGGTATCAATCAACCCCCAAGGACCCGTACTAATGACGTTAAACCAGATTCAAAGATTCACAGCTAACGTCAGCGTTGAAGATGCAGAGGCAAATTATGAATGGTCTATAGAAAACGCTTCAGCGGATTCTTCGATTAACGGAACGGAGCACCTTTTAGTAACTCAAGGGAAAGAGGCTTCTTTCCAGTTTCTGATGCCAAGCATAGACAATTGTTGGTTGAATGTGACCGTAGAGAGCAATAACCAAGAAGCAACAGACAACATCAACATCCAATACATATCCAGCCAACCGAACCCTACCAGCAAACCACAAAACCCCACCCAACAATACCCAACCCAAACACAAACACAACAAACCACCTCAAACCAAACCCAAAACAACAACATATCCTATGCCCCTCCGCTACCGCTAAACCCCAACTATATCATACAAAAAACAAGCGATAACCTGTACCAAGCCATCAACTGCAGCAACGGAAACATTGATTTTTCGTCAACAGACGCAGACTCAATCTTCCATAACGTATTCGCCTACCCAGATATACAAGTGGAAGTATCATCAGGCATCTATAACCTCAACTCAAGCATCACCGTAAAAAATAATCAGCACTTATCCGGATACGGGGCAACCATAAACATGACGTTAACATCAATAAAACCAACCCGAGGCCCCGCAGTGTTTTGTAGCGACAAACCAATAAATAACACCATAATCGAAGGCTTCACCATCCAGTTACACGCAGATGGATACTTCAACCAAGGCATATACCTCAACAACCCACACAACTGCACATTACAAAACAACAAAATCTACGACGCCTACAACCGAGGAATTAGCCTAGACGGATGGGCTTACAATTATGGCGGCTCAGAAAATAAAATCTTAAACAACTACGTAGAAAAAACATACTCAGACCAACTAGGTGAAACTATCGTTTTAGGTAACCAGAATGATTCGCGAGTAAGCGGCAATGTAGTGATTGGAAGCCAGCAGGGCGGTATCACTTTGAGCGGTTGCTTTAGAGTAGAAGTAACAGGCAACACTATAAGTTATTCAGATGGGCAAAATGTTGGATACGGCGGCATAGACCTAGAAGCCTCAAGCAACAACACCATAACAGACAACACCATAAACGGAAAAGGCACAGGAACCGGCATAAGAGTAAGCCGCGGCGCCTACAACAACACATTCAACCACAACAACATATCCAACGTAGCATACGGCATAAAATTGATAGACACCATGGGACCAGCTTCCTACAACAGCTTCTCAAACAACAACATAAGCAACACTATAATCGGAATTTCCATTTGCAGCAACACCTGCAATTTCAACACTTTCACAAATAATACAATAACAGCAACGGGCAAGAGTATTGAAGACTATGGCAGTTACAATAGTTACTGA
- a CDS encoding glycosyltransferase family 4 protein, with product MKVSLILGFPNPFAGAAWTRIHFFANDWSGQGHKIDVLGTFTPSTLKQAGSNSSSPNIGIYNLAFYISSHSPFIFALNCVSSFFSSFFFLGIKKPDVVVISVPPGDVGIGALAACKLLRIKNVMDYRDEWENFSINNSNGINKFFYSMVKKTAFSMYLKSNLMVVVTKIYYEQMRGNGISKVKILPNGADIKTFKPLPTFASSDKKLNLIYSGGIGSYYRLDVVLKSVKRLINGCYDVQLFIAGQGDTNKVIELAKELSISNKIIYLGVISEKQKLNDLISSADVGIIPYDDNPLWKNSLPAKFFEYCACGKPVVATAYPDSLLARIIRDNEIGFVVDPLNDEELANVLSKFVADVSLRKTAGHNAEIFVKNNFDRKKISELYLNNLKDIYLTSAH from the coding sequence ATGAAAGTTTCATTAATCTTAGGTTTTCCCAATCCTTTTGCTGGAGCAGCTTGGACTCGAATTCATTTTTTTGCAAATGACTGGTCTGGGCAAGGCCACAAAATTGACGTATTGGGAACTTTTACTCCATCAACGCTAAAACAGGCAGGTTCTAACTCTTCGTCCCCTAACATTGGTATCTACAATTTGGCATTTTACATAAGTTCTCATAGTCCATTTATATTTGCCCTTAACTGTGTATCCTCGTTTTTCAGCTCTTTCTTTTTCCTAGGTATTAAAAAACCGGATGTTGTAGTGATTTCTGTCCCTCCCGGCGACGTAGGCATCGGCGCTTTAGCCGCATGTAAACTACTGAGGATAAAAAATGTTATGGACTACCGAGATGAATGGGAAAATTTCAGCATAAATAATTCAAACGGCATTAACAAATTTTTTTATTCTATGGTCAAAAAAACCGCCTTTTCTATGTATCTCAAATCGAACTTAATGGTGGTCGTGACAAAAATTTATTATGAACAAATGCGCGGCAACGGCATATCGAAGGTAAAAATATTGCCCAACGGTGCTGATATTAAAACATTTAAACCGCTGCCTACGTTTGCATCTTCTGATAAAAAGTTAAATCTCATTTACTCTGGCGGAATAGGCTCTTATTATCGTTTGGATGTTGTTCTCAAATCCGTTAAGAGGTTAATAAATGGCTGTTATGATGTTCAACTGTTCATCGCTGGTCAGGGCGACACAAATAAGGTTATTGAGTTAGCCAAGGAACTGAGTATAAGCAACAAAATTATTTACCTTGGGGTAATAAGCGAGAAACAAAAATTAAACGATTTAATATCCTCCGCTGATGTAGGTATAATACCCTATGATGATAACCCGCTTTGGAAAAATTCTCTGCCTGCAAAATTCTTTGAATACTGCGCCTGCGGGAAACCTGTCGTGGCAACAGCATATCCTGATTCTTTATTAGCTCGAATAATACGCGATAATGAAATTGGCTTTGTTGTGGACCCATTAAATGATGAAGAATTGGCAAATGTTCTTTCCAAATTCGTCGCAGATGTCTCATTAAGAAAAACCGCGGGGCACAACGCTGAGATATTTGTCAAAAATAACTTTGACAGAAAGAAAATCTCTGAGTTATATCTTAACAATCTTAAAGACATATATCTTACAAGCGCTCATTAA
- a CDS encoding glycosyltransferase family 4 protein, whose amino-acid sequence MKICFLSLNSYPTIADQQDSEYAGGAEVEQVILGKKLYDKGCAIAFVTYWHGTERKEVIKGIEIIKTYKRDAVSRISSFRKVISIFSALKKANADVYVHEAGSTGVLPIFCFIFRKKFVHRIATDSMVTGVSLNGKKSLIDSLSSLIELKRADSIIAQSKFQQYILKKRFNLSSVLIKNGCELPNAESEKSQATALWVGTISSVKNPLLYIEVAKALPSLHFEMIGGKGDPPELFSMVQGVAKGVPNLHFNGFVAHSKIGEYFKNASVLVNTSSIEGFPNTMLEAWTYYLPVVSLRVDPDGIIYHNQLGMCSKNFSQLVKDVSKLLLDYNLRLKLGTNGRNYVLNNHEIGNIVGVYLNVFNSLWHKAESN is encoded by the coding sequence ATGAAGATCTGTTTTTTATCTCTGAATTCTTACCCTACTATTGCTGATCAACAAGATTCTGAATACGCCGGCGGAGCTGAAGTTGAACAGGTTATCTTAGGAAAAAAACTGTATGATAAAGGGTGTGCAATTGCCTTTGTAACTTATTGGCACGGCACAGAAAGAAAAGAAGTCATAAAGGGTATAGAAATTATAAAAACCTATAAACGAGATGCAGTAAGTCGAATTTCAAGTTTTAGAAAAGTTATCTCAATTTTCTCTGCTCTTAAAAAAGCAAATGCGGACGTTTACGTACATGAAGCAGGTTCAACTGGGGTATTGCCAATATTCTGTTTTATCTTTAGAAAGAAATTTGTTCATAGAATTGCAACGGACTCAATGGTTACTGGTGTCTCTCTTAATGGCAAAAAAAGCCTTATCGATAGTCTCTCAAGTTTAATTGAACTTAAACGTGCTGATTCAATTATTGCCCAGAGCAAATTCCAACAGTATATTTTAAAGAAACGCTTCAACCTAAGCAGTGTACTGATAAAAAATGGTTGTGAATTACCCAACGCTGAAAGTGAAAAATCGCAAGCTACGGCTTTATGGGTTGGAACTATCTCGTCAGTAAAGAATCCCCTATTGTATATTGAGGTCGCTAAGGCGTTGCCTTCTCTGCATTTTGAGATGATTGGCGGTAAAGGGGATCCTCCTGAATTATTTAGTATGGTTCAAGGCGTCGCCAAAGGTGTACCTAATCTGCATTTTAACGGGTTTGTTGCTCATTCAAAAATAGGTGAATACTTCAAAAACGCTTCTGTGCTTGTAAACACCTCCTCTATCGAAGGTTTTCCTAATACAATGTTGGAGGCTTGGACCTATTATCTGCCTGTGGTTAGTCTTCGAGTAGACCCCGACGGAATTATTTACCATAACCAGTTAGGTATGTGCTCTAAAAATTTCTCGCAGTTAGTAAAGGATGTGAGTAAATTGTTGCTTGATTATAATTTACGACTAAAATTGGGCACAAATGGCCGAAATTATGTTCTGAACAATCACGAAATTGGCAATATCGTCGGCGTATACTTAAACGTTTTCAACTCCTTGTGGCATAAGGCAGAGTCAAACTAA
- a CDS encoding glycosyltransferase family 4 protein codes for MSMPLRILFVGSSAGVGLSYHLSSISVNLQNSGNQVTVISSPGEQIPDLSALLEKNNIPKLTCPSFDKQSIVDVIRSIGFLKKAIKTYKIDVIHAQGVLGAFEAYFAIKSARKKVAVVTSVHFVPMANSSNRFKWSTFVSILNHCTDLVLPVSSFTGDALITHGLKPKKLIVLHNTLDLKTFDKATSEPSPVKKTDFGINIVCVGNLSPIKGQEYLLLAAEKILKSRKATFYLVGSGASEESLKKLALNLKIANNVVFTGRISWPNVYSVLVNLADICVLPSVTENFPFYILECMAAGKPIVATNVGGVAEAITDGSTGLLVQPKNPDELAEKISSLIDDAELREKLGSSARIYLERNFDIPIYLQKITEIYRIACSM; via the coding sequence ATGTCAATGCCTTTAAGGATTTTATTCGTCGGTTCTTCTGCAGGAGTTGGTCTTTCATACCATCTTAGTTCTATCTCTGTAAATTTGCAGAATTCAGGTAACCAGGTAACAGTCATTTCTAGTCCCGGTGAACAAATACCTGACTTGTCTGCTTTATTAGAAAAAAACAATATCCCCAAACTTACCTGCCCATCTTTTGACAAACAATCTATTGTCGATGTTATACGGAGCATAGGCTTTCTAAAAAAAGCAATCAAAACTTATAAAATAGATGTTATTCATGCCCAGGGCGTTTTAGGCGCCTTTGAAGCGTATTTTGCAATAAAGTCTGCTCGAAAGAAAGTGGCTGTTGTTACCTCAGTGCATTTTGTGCCCATGGCGAATTCATCTAACAGGTTCAAATGGTCGACATTTGTTTCTATACTTAATCATTGTACAGATCTTGTGTTGCCTGTTTCATCTTTTACTGGTGATGCGCTTATAACACATGGGCTTAAACCCAAAAAACTGATTGTGCTGCATAATACTTTGGATCTAAAGACCTTTGATAAGGCGACATCTGAGCCTAGTCCAGTTAAAAAGACGGATTTTGGTATAAATATTGTTTGCGTAGGTAATCTTTCTCCCATAAAAGGGCAAGAATATTTGTTATTGGCTGCAGAGAAAATTTTGAAGTCCCGAAAAGCAACTTTTTATCTTGTTGGTAGCGGAGCCAGCGAAGAAAGTTTGAAAAAACTTGCCTTGAACTTAAAAATAGCAAACAATGTTGTTTTCACAGGTCGTATAAGCTGGCCTAATGTATATTCGGTGCTTGTTAATTTAGCTGATATTTGTGTTTTGCCTTCAGTAACCGAAAACTTCCCTTTTTACATTTTAGAATGCATGGCTGCCGGCAAACCTATTGTAGCGACAAATGTTGGGGGCGTTGCTGAAGCTATCACTGATGGTTCGACTGGTCTTCTTGTTCAGCCAAAAAACCCTGATGAACTTGCTGAAAAGATATCGTCTTTAATAGATGATGCTGAACTAAGGGAAAAATTAGGTTCATCAGCAAGAATTTATCTCGAGCGTAACTTCGATATTCCGATTTATCTTCAGAAAATTACTGAAATTTATAGAATAGCTTGTAGCATGTAA
- a CDS encoding glycosyltransferase family 4 protein, with amino-acid sequence MKILLVTPILDPKNVWAGSHRVVYDTANFLLKNGHDVVVLTSDMINTGTRLKQDTADLGVLPLSSRIIRTKTLSRMFTRATSLTLSIDTIRFIKSQIKNFDVIHGHEYLTFENIVIHYYAKKYNVPYVISAHGSLIHFGKKIRKRLFDLTFGYHILKDASAVIALTDLESQQYRNVGVPDNLIKIVPNGLDLAAYTDLPPKGSFKKKFNIAPEDNIILYLGRINEIKGLSFLVKAFSNLITNSKEKNIRLVIIGADDGYLKELTILINSLNLSEFVVITGLLPSEFDKKAAFVDSVVCIYPGKFEPFGLVSLEAAACGLPVIVISETPMARHVKDGDFGFAINYDDIPAMVNSIKCLLVDPARSKVMGANGRFFVFKNFGWATIVETLENIYQQCSKNKKNLLTS; translated from the coding sequence ATGAAAATACTACTTGTCACCCCAATCCTTGACCCCAAAAACGTTTGGGCAGGTTCTCATAGAGTCGTTTATGATACAGCAAATTTTTTGCTAAAAAACGGTCATGACGTTGTAGTGCTAACCTCAGATATGATAAATACAGGTACAAGACTCAAACAAGATACTGCTGATTTAGGTGTTCTTCCTTTATCGTCTAGAATAATTCGAACAAAAACTTTGAGCCGTATGTTTACACGAGCTACCAGTTTAACATTATCTATAGATACTATACGCTTCATTAAAAGTCAAATCAAAAATTTTGATGTCATTCACGGACACGAATACCTGACCTTTGAAAACATAGTTATCCATTACTATGCCAAAAAATATAATGTTCCTTACGTGATTTCAGCTCACGGTTCATTAATACACTTTGGAAAAAAAATTAGAAAACGTCTTTTTGATCTAACTTTTGGTTATCATATATTAAAAGACGCATCGGCTGTGATTGCCCTCACTGATTTAGAATCTCAGCAATATCGGAACGTAGGTGTACCTGATAATCTAATCAAAATTGTGCCAAACGGTTTGGATTTAGCTGCCTATACAGATTTACCTCCAAAAGGATCGTTTAAAAAGAAATTCAACATTGCCCCCGAGGATAATATAATCTTATATTTAGGTCGAATCAACGAAATCAAAGGTTTGTCTTTTCTGGTTAAGGCTTTCTCAAATTTGATAACGAACTCAAAAGAGAAAAATATCCGTTTAGTAATAATCGGCGCAGACGATGGATATTTAAAAGAATTGACTATTTTGATAAACTCTCTTAATCTATCCGAATTTGTTGTAATAACTGGTTTATTACCTAGCGAGTTCGATAAAAAAGCTGCCTTTGTTGATTCTGTTGTATGTATTTACCCCGGTAAATTTGAACCATTTGGATTAGTATCTTTAGAGGCTGCCGCATGCGGTCTTCCCGTTATTGTAATTTCTGAAACCCCCATGGCGCGTCATGTAAAAGATGGGGATTTTGGATTTGCTATCAATTACGACGATATTCCTGCTATGGTAAATTCAATTAAGTGTCTCTTAGTTGATCCAGCACGCTCAAAAGTGATGGGTGCAAATGGTCGATTCTTTGTCTTCAAAAATTTTGGTTGGGCAACAATCGTTGAAACCCTGGAAAACATTTATCAGCAATGCTCCAAAAACAAAAAAAATCTCTTAACATCGTGA
- a CDS encoding glycosyltransferase yields the protein MNILQVIPVFNPPEFFGGSQQVVYQISKELSKRGHEVTVFCSDAKRSNLKESTENKTETFEGINVRHFDNKYPFLSDKFGFFYTPAIKKAFSDQKFDLIHLHELRGYQHIVAFKFAKETNVPYIIQAHGILGQSNSASRKIFDFFYGREILFNAQAVLALNKKEQEQYTRAGVPIGKTCIIPNGLNLSEYAQMPAKGVFKRKYHIAEKEQVILYLGRIHRVKGLDVLVKSFAKVLNQKNNVTLVIAGGDDGFLNQLMSLIASFNILNKVVFTGPLSGADKKEALVDADLFVLPSWYEMFPMALLEAYACGKKVVSSEFEGIHDFVPNSTAMLFKPGDVDQLSDVILSALKNDADMCLNASKFVSIYDISNICTQIEDVYKSVIAETKNS from the coding sequence ATGAACATACTTCAAGTAATTCCTGTTTTTAATCCTCCAGAATTCTTTGGCGGATCACAACAAGTTGTTTATCAAATATCAAAAGAACTCTCTAAAAGAGGTCATGAAGTGACCGTTTTTTGTTCAGATGCAAAAAGGAGTAATCTAAAAGAAAGTACCGAAAACAAAACCGAGACATTTGAGGGCATAAATGTGCGCCATTTTGATAACAAGTACCCCTTTCTTTCAGATAAATTTGGGTTTTTTTATACTCCCGCAATAAAAAAAGCCTTTTCTGATCAAAAATTTGATTTAATCCATCTTCATGAACTAAGAGGGTACCAACACATTGTCGCTTTCAAATTTGCAAAAGAAACGAATGTTCCTTACATTATTCAAGCGCACGGCATCTTGGGTCAAAGTAATTCAGCGTCTAGAAAAATATTTGATTTTTTTTATGGGCGTGAAATATTATTTAATGCTCAAGCTGTTTTGGCCCTTAACAAAAAAGAGCAGGAACAATATACCCGTGCAGGTGTTCCTATAGGAAAAACGTGTATCATCCCTAACGGTCTTAACCTTTCTGAATATGCGCAAATGCCAGCAAAGGGCGTTTTCAAACGGAAATATCACATTGCTGAAAAAGAACAGGTTATTCTCTATTTAGGTCGTATACATCGTGTCAAAGGTTTGGATGTACTTGTCAAATCCTTTGCTAAAGTTCTAAACCAAAAAAATAATGTTACGCTTGTAATAGCTGGTGGGGATGATGGTTTTCTTAATCAACTTATGTCCCTCATTGCTTCCTTTAACATATTGAATAAAGTTGTATTTACTGGGCCACTATCTGGTGCTGATAAGAAGGAAGCGTTGGTTGATGCCGATTTATTTGTTCTGCCTTCTTGGTATGAAATGTTTCCTATGGCTTTACTTGAGGCATATGCATGCGGCAAAAAGGTCGTTTCCTCGGAGTTTGAAGGGATTCATGATTTTGTACCTAATTCAACTGCAATGCTCTTTAAACCCGGCGATGTTGATCAGTTAAGTGACGTAATATTATCTGCATTAAAAAATGATGCTGATATGTGTCTAAATGCCTCGAAATTCGTAAGTATTTATGATATTTCAAACATTTGCACTCAAATCGAAGATGTTTATAAGAGTGTAATTGCAGAAACTAAAAATTCTTGA
- a CDS encoding glycosyltransferase family 4 protein yields the protein MKVLLIAQYFPPDMGGGATRASNLAHGLTTAGCDVTVLTAFPHYPKGIIPQKYKRHLLKIEYDGSIRIIRTFVPPVASEGIAKRVILFSSFIISSILALPLIGKPCVIFASNPNILSMAPSLFYKFFTKAPLVQNVDDLWPEALFDLGLDATSPLARIGETSAKIAYKSASAIVAISPAYVDVIESKYSTPTEKIMVVPAGVNLKMFDIANSKTRKTADEPFTVLYIGAFSPAYDFEQIFKASKLLSRYSTIHFVIQGGGELAVELRTKVREHQLKNVEIVDRIISRQDVAQVMSNADALILPLNGAGSIEMGISSKLYEYQAVGKPILCCSRGQPGKYISKSNSGIIIQPGDYQALAQAILTLKENPQYAQELGNNGKDYVNKHVSLEKIGFQLKQIFESLNKPN from the coding sequence ATGAAAGTCCTGTTGATTGCGCAGTATTTCCCTCCCGATATGGGCGGTGGAGCCACAAGAGCAAGTAACCTTGCTCATGGCCTCACAACAGCCGGTTGTGATGTTACTGTTCTTACCGCTTTTCCTCACTATCCAAAAGGGATTATCCCCCAAAAATACAAACGTCATTTATTAAAAATTGAATACGATGGGTCAATTCGAATAATTAGAACCTTTGTCCCTCCTGTAGCCTCAGAAGGTATTGCCAAACGAGTCATTCTTTTTTCCTCGTTTATTATCTCTTCCATTCTTGCTCTTCCACTCATAGGAAAGCCATGCGTAATCTTCGCCTCAAACCCAAATATTCTCTCAATGGCTCCAAGTTTATTCTATAAATTTTTTACTAAAGCACCACTTGTCCAAAACGTTGATGACCTTTGGCCCGAGGCCCTATTTGATTTAGGGTTAGATGCAACGTCGCCACTTGCACGCATAGGCGAAACATCCGCGAAGATCGCTTACAAATCAGCTTCAGCTATAGTTGCAATTAGCCCTGCCTATGTGGATGTCATAGAATCTAAATATTCCACTCCAACTGAAAAAATTATGGTTGTCCCCGCTGGCGTAAACCTAAAAATGTTCGATATTGCCAATTCTAAAACCCGCAAAACCGCTGATGAACCCTTCACGGTTTTATACATCGGTGCATTTTCACCGGCATACGATTTTGAACAAATTTTTAAAGCATCAAAACTACTGTCCCGCTATTCGACTATCCACTTTGTCATTCAAGGCGGTGGAGAACTGGCCGTAGAACTGCGGACAAAAGTACGGGAGCATCAACTCAAAAATGTAGAAATTGTCGACCGCATAATTAGCCGCCAAGACGTTGCGCAGGTGATGAGTAACGCTGATGCCCTCATATTACCTTTGAACGGTGCAGGTTCAATTGAGATGGGCATTTCTTCAAAACTTTATGAATACCAAGCCGTAGGAAAACCAATACTTTGTTGTTCAAGAGGTCAACCGGGAAAATATATTTCGAAAAGCAACTCCGGAATTATTATACAACCAGGCGATTACCAAGCTTTAGCCCAAGCAATTTTAACTCTAAAAGAAAACCCGCAATATGCACAAGAACTTGGGAATAACGGCAAAGATTATGTTAACAAGCATGTTTCTTTAGAAAAAATTGGTTTTCAACTCAAACAGATATTCGAGTCATTGAATAAACCAAACTAA
- a CDS encoding NAD-dependent epimerase/dehydratase family protein, whose translation MSKVQENFENKTILVTGGAGAIGSNLVKTLCNLPTKKIIILDDLSSSYEWNIPIHPKVSFINGSILDDEKLKWAFKEKPQIIYHLAAHFANQNSVDNPETDLMVNGMGILKVLEYAQLVNVERFIYSSSGCGIYGSDSKIPFKEHDASMRLYTPYQVTKMIGELYTNYFYNLYHLPIVNARFFNMYGPGEVPGKYRNVIPNFFYWAMNNMPLPITGTGDETRDFTYVGDLVNGLLAMAFYKDAIGEAINLGTGREISVSYLAEQILKITGSSAGIVYKERRDWDKKTRLLACTDKAKKILNYEPKVTFEDGLKNIHKWFGDNWDNIKRSQDFF comes from the coding sequence TTGAGCAAAGTACAAGAAAACTTTGAAAATAAAACAATACTAGTTACTGGTGGCGCTGGGGCAATAGGATCCAACTTAGTTAAAACTCTTTGCAACTTGCCAACCAAAAAAATAATCATTTTAGATGATTTATCCTCTTCTTATGAATGGAATATCCCTATCCACCCAAAAGTTTCCTTTATTAATGGCAGTATTCTCGACGACGAGAAGTTAAAATGGGCTTTTAAGGAAAAACCGCAGATTATTTATCATTTAGCTGCCCATTTTGCAAACCAAAACTCTGTGGATAATCCTGAAACCGACTTAATGGTTAACGGTATGGGTATTCTAAAGGTTTTAGAGTATGCGCAATTAGTGAATGTTGAACGGTTTATTTACTCCTCTTCTGGTTGCGGTATCTACGGGTCTGACTCGAAAATTCCCTTCAAAGAACATGATGCTTCAATGCGGCTCTATACGCCTTACCAAGTTACCAAAATGATTGGAGAATTATATACCAATTATTTTTATAATCTATATCATTTGCCCATTGTAAATGCACGCTTTTTTAACATGTACGGTCCAGGTGAAGTGCCTGGAAAATATCGTAATGTTATTCCCAATTTCTTCTATTGGGCAATGAATAATATGCCTCTCCCAATTACAGGCACTGGCGATGAGACACGCGATTTCACTTACGTTGGTGATTTGGTTAATGGTTTACTGGCGATGGCTTTCTATAAAGACGCAATAGGTGAAGCAATAAATCTGGGGACTGGACGAGAAATATCTGTTAGCTACCTTGCAGAGCAGATACTAAAAATAACTGGTAGTTCTGCGGGTATTGTCTATAAGGAACGTAGAGATTGGGATAAAAAAACACGTTTGCTAGCTTGTACAGATAAAGCTAAGAAAATATTAAATTACGAGCCCAAAGTGACATTTGAAGATGGTCTTAAAAATATTCACAAATGGTTTGGCGATAACTGGGATAACATCAAGCGCTCTCAAGATTTCTTTTAA
- a CDS encoding NAD(P)-dependent oxidoreductase: protein MKKQKVLVTGGSGFIGSNLIRELNNRGYETWACDIMHSWQPNYIRCDVSKFSQVERMFSEHKFDYVYHAAAEYGRWNGEDYYENLWATNATGTKNILRLQEKQKFRMIFFGSAEVYGDYDGVMREDVMDNIPIKQMNDYAISKWVNELQILNSAAMFGTETVRMRLFNVYGVGEHYTPYRGWIPKFIYKAMHNEPYTVFLGHKRTLEYVEDLCRAFANIIGNFKSGEVYNFGGETQYDIKYVSDLILQNLGKDDSKVIYKESEPFTTKIKTPDASKARKDLDFKLSVLPEEGMRRTVEWFKKLYGE from the coding sequence ATGAAAAAACAGAAGGTATTAGTAACCGGCGGTTCGGGTTTTATCGGCTCGAATCTTATTCGTGAACTAAATAATCGTGGATACGAGACTTGGGCCTGTGACATCATGCACTCTTGGCAACCTAACTACATACGTTGTGACGTAAGTAAATTTAGCCAAGTGGAACGAATGTTTTCAGAGCACAAGTTTGACTACGTTTATCATGCTGCCGCCGAATACGGTCGGTGGAACGGTGAAGATTATTACGAAAATCTGTGGGCTACCAATGCAACTGGAACCAAAAATATTCTAAGGCTGCAGGAAAAACAAAAATTTCGAATGATTTTCTTTGGCAGTGCAGAAGTTTATGGCGATTATGACGGTGTAATGCGGGAAGATGTTATGGATAATATTCCCATCAAACAAATGAATGATTATGCCATTTCGAAATGGGTAAATGAGTTACAGATTCTCAATTCAGCGGCCATGTTTGGAACCGAAACTGTCAGGATGCGCTTATTTAATGTCTATGGTGTCGGTGAGCATTATACGCCATATCGCGGATGGATACCTAAATTTATCTACAAAGCGATGCATAATGAACCATACACTGTATTTTTAGGACATAAACGCACGTTAGAATATGTTGAAGACCTCTGTAGGGCGTTTGCAAACATAATTGGCAATTTTAAGTCAGGTGAAGTCTACAACTTTGGTGGCGAAACGCAATACGATATCAAGTATGTTTCCGACTTGATATTACAAAACCTCGGTAAGGATGATTCAAAGGTAATCTATAAAGAAAGTGAACCCTTCACAACAAAAATAAAAACTCCTGATGCATCAAAAGCAAGAAAAGACTTAGATTTCAAATTGTCAGTGCTTCCCGAGGAAGGTATGCGAAGAACTGTTGAGTGGTTTAAAAAATTATATGGTGAATAA